A genome region from Nocardiopsis exhalans includes the following:
- a CDS encoding sensor histidine kinase, with protein MRRENPAGPEGAEGERNPFAGPVPRLLERFDAGLTRVGLRGPFSRDLLLGVFVALVSASLFYSVVVLARAEGTPLAPTEAAVLAALVVAQSMALCVRRRNPLLCLSLVVAAQVGIIALLPADTAFQSLASFFVAYTCGTVLTLRRLTWVLVAVALVLGAFGAVFALPPFVPSAPPVPVTDPLMAGIGQVMSAALTFGVLGFVGNDVAVRRRFAQRERARAIEEERERTRGAVRAERTRMARELHDIAAHHLSGMVVQAGAAEKLAGRDAPAVAPTIEWIRLQGKETLENLRMVVGALREPGEYPDGSRGASGEESRADGAPVPGLEVLDRLVAGERALGREVTLERTGGGQPLPPVADVMFYRVAQEALANARDHAWGARVRVRLDYGESEVVLRVDNDPGAEREGASEASRGLGLIGMRERADLVGAVLETGPTDSGGWSVRLTLPLR; from the coding sequence TCAGCCGTGACCTCCTCCTGGGTGTGTTCGTCGCGCTCGTCTCGGCCTCCCTGTTCTACTCGGTGGTGGTCCTCGCGAGGGCGGAGGGGACCCCGCTCGCACCGACCGAGGCGGCCGTGCTCGCCGCCCTGGTGGTCGCGCAGTCCATGGCGCTGTGCGTGCGCAGACGAAACCCCCTGCTGTGCCTGTCCCTCGTGGTGGCGGCCCAGGTGGGGATCATCGCCCTCCTGCCAGCCGATACCGCCTTCCAGAGCCTGGCGTCGTTCTTCGTGGCCTATACGTGCGGCACCGTCCTCACTCTGCGGCGGCTCACCTGGGTGCTCGTGGCGGTCGCGCTCGTTCTGGGTGCCTTCGGGGCCGTGTTCGCGCTGCCGCCGTTCGTCCCGTCCGCACCCCCCGTCCCCGTGACGGATCCGCTGATGGCCGGTATCGGGCAGGTGATGTCCGCAGCGCTCACCTTCGGTGTGCTGGGCTTCGTCGGCAACGACGTGGCCGTACGGCGGCGCTTTGCCCAGCGGGAGCGGGCCAGGGCGATCGAGGAGGAGCGGGAGCGGACGCGCGGTGCCGTCCGGGCCGAGCGCACGCGCATGGCACGGGAGCTGCACGACATCGCCGCACACCACCTCTCCGGGATGGTGGTGCAGGCGGGCGCGGCCGAGAAGCTGGCGGGCCGGGACGCCCCGGCTGTCGCACCGACCATCGAGTGGATCAGGCTCCAGGGGAAGGAGACCCTGGAGAACCTGCGGATGGTGGTCGGCGCCCTACGCGAACCCGGGGAGTATCCGGACGGGTCACGCGGGGCCTCCGGTGAGGAGTCGCGGGCGGACGGGGCGCCTGTTCCGGGGCTCGAGGTGCTCGACCGCCTGGTGGCCGGGGAACGCGCCCTGGGCCGTGAGGTCACCCTGGAGCGCACCGGCGGCGGCCAACCCCTGCCGCCGGTCGCCGACGTCATGTTCTACCGGGTGGCTCAGGAGGCGCTGGCCAACGCGCGGGACCACGCCTGGGGTGCGCGGGTACGGGTGCGGTTGGACTACGGGGAGTCCGAGGTCGTGCTGCGGGTCGACAACGATCCCGGCGCGGAACGCGAGGGCGCCTCCGAGGCGTCTCGGGGGCTCGGCCTGATCGGGATGCGGGAGAGGGCCGACCTGGTCGGCGCGGTGCTGGAAACCGGGCCGACGGATTCGGGCGGGTGGAGTGTCCGGCTCACGCTGCCCCTCAGGTGA